From Solibacillus sp. FSL W7-1464:
CTACATCCGCAAATACAGTCGGATGTACGAAGTAACCAACAGAATCGTCTGCAGTACCGCCAGCAACTAGACGGCCTTCTGTTTTACCGATTTCAATATATTCGCTGATTTTTTTGAATGCAGCCGAATCGATTACTGTTGCCATAAAGTTATTATTGTCTGAAGGGTCACCGATTGTTAATGAATTCGTTAACTCTTCCACACGGTTTACAACTTGATCATATACATCTTTTACGATTACGACACGTGAACAAGCTGAACATTTTTGGCCAGAGAAACCGAAAGCTGATTTTACAATGGACTGTGCAGCTAACTCTAAATCTGCATCTTTATCAACAACGATTGTATCTTTACCGCCCATTTCAGCGATGACACGTTTAATCCAAATTTGGCCAGGGCTTAATTTGGATGCGCGTTCGTTAATACGTAAACCGACATCACGGGAACCTGTAAAGCTGATGAAGCGTGTTTTCGGGTGGTCTACCAAGTAGTCCCCTACTTCCGCACCGCTACCAGGTACGAAGTTTACAACGCCCTTTGGTAAACCAGCTTCTTCAAGCACTTCAATAAACTTATAAGCGACAACCGGTGTTGTTGATGCTGGTTTTAATAATACTGTGTTACCAGTTACCACAGCTGCTACAGTTGTTCCTGCCATAATTGCAAACGGGAAGTTCCAAGGTGAAATAACGATCCCGATCCCCAGTGGAATATAATCATAACGGTTGTATTCATTCGGACGGCTTTCTACTTTACGGCCATCTTTCATTTCCAGCATTTGGCGGCCGTAATATTCTAAAAAGTCGATTGCTTCTGCAGTATCTGCATCCGCTTCATTCCATGGCTTACCTGCTTCTTTCGTCAACCATGCAGAAAACTCATGCTTGCGGCGGCGGATAATTGTCGCTGCTTTAAATAATACATCTGCACGGATTTCAGGTTTAACTTTTTTCCATGATTTGAATGCTTTATCTGCTTCTTGCATCGCTTTTTCAGCCAAGTCTTTTGAAGCTTTTGAAACAGACCCGATCACTTCTGTTTTCTTTGCCGGGTTATATGATACAATTTTTTCTTCTGTCGTTATACGTTCGCCACCGATAATTAGAGGATAGTCGGCACCAAGCTGTGATTCTACTTTTTTAAGCGCTTCCAAATAAGCTTGCTTGTTTTCTTCTACCGAGAAATCTGTAAATGGTTCATGTTTATAGTTAATCATTTATCATTACCTCCGATATTAAGTGCAATATTTTTTTGCATCATTTTATGTTTCTTAATTTGAATTATGCAATATAATATTGCTTAAAGCAATTATTTTTTCTAAATTACGCAAATTATCTCATTTCGACAGTCACATGATAAAATGAATTGGAGGGGGTTACACCGCATGAATCAACTAGATCGCTCTAGTGTTTTTGAATTTTTGATCGAAAAAATAGAAACCGGACTTTGCGCTATCGACGAAAATGGACGAGTCATCGTTTACAACAAAAAAATGCGCGAACTTACCGGTGAATCACTTGAACAAATTACACAGCGCTTTTTATCACAGTCACTTGACTTTAACTTGGAGCAAAATATGCTGCAAAAAGTTTTAGCTTCGGGTCAAAGTTTCAAACATATTAAGCAAACGTTCTGGAATGCCCGTGGTGAAGAAGTGACCATGATGAATGACTATTATCCATATACCCTTAATGACGGAACGAAAATCGCCATTCAATTTTCCCGCGACATTACACAGCAGGAGTTTTTAATGGACCGGCCTTTAAGTCGTTACGGGGCTCCATTAACTTTTGATATTATTACCGCTGTCTCAAAATCGATGAAGCAAGTCATCCAGCAAGCAAAAATTGCCGCGCTAGGCCGGATTCCGGTCATGCTTGTCGGTGAATCAGGGACAGGGAAAGATATGATTGCAGAAGGTATTCATCATGAGCTGGCAGAAAAAAACGAACGCTTTATTACATTGATTTGCCGCCGCAATGAAGAAACATTGCTCGCTCAAATCGAGAAATATATTGCCGAGGAAAAAAACTATACGTTTTTTGCCGAGCGGATTGAGTTTTTATCAGATGAAGCACAAAATCGCATCGTGGAGCTTCTGGAAAAACATTCCGAACGTAATCATGTATTTATTGCAAGTATTGGTGAAGATCCGATTGATTTAATTCAGAAAGGTCAACTTTCCAAAAATCTGTATTACTTATTTTCCAACTTAACGATTCAAGTACCGGCATTACGTGAGCGCCGTGAAGACATCAAACCTTTCGTGGACGATTATTTTGCTCGCCGACGCATTGCATATGGCAGTCCTGTTAAAGGATTGGCACCTGAAATCGAGGAAATATTTATGAACTATGACTGGCCGGGAAATTTAAAAGAACTTGAAGTATTGCTCGATGATATTAGCGCATTGCTAACAACGGAAGAATATGTCGAACTTATCCATATTCCAGCATATTTCAAGTGGAAACTCCAGCAAGCAGAGCCACATACTTCAGAGCAGCAAAAATTATTCGACTTCTCCGGACAAACATTGCAGCCTCTTGATGAATATATGCGTAAAGTTGAAGATTATTATATTTCACATGCATTACAGCTGAATGATGGAAATATTTCACAAACAGCTAAAGCACTGGGCATCCACCGTCAAGGTTTACAATATCGTTTAAAACGTAAATAGATTTGGTAATTTATTCTATTTTTTACCATTAGAGAGGCCCTTAACTTGAGGGTCTCTTTTTCATTTCACGTTGTGCATAATTTTATTGCACTATATGTAAACTGCGTATTTTAGAGAATGTAAACGTTTTAATAAAGTATTTCGGCAAAATTTTTTCGCACTAAAAACTGTTGCTATTCCTCACTTTCCCTTCTAGCAAACACTAAACCTTTCAAAATTTATTTCCTTTTTTGATTATTTTGTTTTATACTCACCTCAATAACAATAAAATACTTTTTTAATCGCAGGGGGATTGATTAAAATGTCATTAAAAGATTTTTTTATCGCACTTTCAGAAAATCAAACATTAAATTCTGCAGCCCAAAAATACGGATTTAAGCTGGGGGCGCAAAGTGTCGTTGCAGGTACAAATATCGATGAAGTGATAGAAAGCATCAAGCATTTAAATGCACAGGGTATTTCTTGCACTGTCGATAATCTGGGGGAATTTGTATTTGAGAAGTCTGCTGCACTTGCTGCAAAAGAACAAATTTTAGCCGTAATCGAACGCATTCACAGTGAAAATCTTGAAGCACACATCTCTTTGAAACCTTCTCAGTTAGGGTTGGATATTGATTTTGAATTTTGCTATGAAAATTTAAAAGAGATTGTTGCATTGGCAAATGAATATCAGATTTTCGTTAATTTTGATATGGAAAACTATGCTCGGCTACATCCTTCATTTGAACTATTGGAAAAGATCCATGCTGAATACAATAATGTCGGTACAGTAATTCAAGCATACTTTTTCGAGTCGGATGAAAATGTCGAACGCTTTAAAGATTACCGTTTACGTCTCGTAAAAGGCGCATACAAAGAAGATGAATCTGTCGCTTATCAAAATAAAGCCGATATTGACCGCAAATTTATAGATCAAATTGAATACCATTTACTACATGGCAAATTCACTTCGATTGCAACACATGACCATAATGTAATTAATCATGTAAAACAATTTGTCGAAATGCATAATGTTCCGAATGATAAATTCGAGTTCCAAATGCTTTATGGCTTCCGTAAAGAAATGCAGTTGAGTCTTGCAAAAGAAGGATACAACTTCTGTACGTATGTACCGTTTGGTAATGATTGGTACGGCTACTTTATGCGCCGTTTAGCTGAACGCCCGCAAAACATGACTCTTGTCACAAAACAAGTATTTACGAAAAAAACAAATACAATTTTAGCAGTTGCAGCAGGTGCATTTTTAGCTGGACGTATGTCTAAAAAGTATAGATAAGTACAGATGCGCCATATTT
This genomic window contains:
- a CDS encoding proline dehydrogenase family protein: MSLKDFFIALSENQTLNSAAQKYGFKLGAQSVVAGTNIDEVIESIKHLNAQGISCTVDNLGEFVFEKSAALAAKEQILAVIERIHSENLEAHISLKPSQLGLDIDFEFCYENLKEIVALANEYQIFVNFDMENYARLHPSFELLEKIHAEYNNVGTVIQAYFFESDENVERFKDYRLRLVKGAYKEDESVAYQNKADIDRKFIDQIEYHLLHGKFTSIATHDHNVINHVKQFVEMHNVPNDKFEFQMLYGFRKEMQLSLAKEGYNFCTYVPFGNDWYGYFMRRLAERPQNMTLVTKQVFTKKTNTILAVAAGAFLAGRMSKKYR
- a CDS encoding sigma 54-interacting transcriptional regulator, which translates into the protein MNQLDRSSVFEFLIEKIETGLCAIDENGRVIVYNKKMRELTGESLEQITQRFLSQSLDFNLEQNMLQKVLASGQSFKHIKQTFWNARGEEVTMMNDYYPYTLNDGTKIAIQFSRDITQQEFLMDRPLSRYGAPLTFDIITAVSKSMKQVIQQAKIAALGRIPVMLVGESGTGKDMIAEGIHHELAEKNERFITLICRRNEETLLAQIEKYIAEEKNYTFFAERIEFLSDEAQNRIVELLEKHSERNHVFIASIGEDPIDLIQKGQLSKNLYYLFSNLTIQVPALRERREDIKPFVDDYFARRRIAYGSPVKGLAPEIEEIFMNYDWPGNLKELEVLLDDISALLTTEEYVELIHIPAYFKWKLQQAEPHTSEQQKLFDFSGQTLQPLDEYMRKVEDYYISHALQLNDGNISQTAKALGIHRQGLQYRLKRK
- the pruA gene encoding L-glutamate gamma-semialdehyde dehydrogenase, with amino-acid sequence MINYKHEPFTDFSVEENKQAYLEALKKVESQLGADYPLIIGGERITTEEKIVSYNPAKKTEVIGSVSKASKDLAEKAMQEADKAFKSWKKVKPEIRADVLFKAATIIRRRKHEFSAWLTKEAGKPWNEADADTAEAIDFLEYYGRQMLEMKDGRKVESRPNEYNRYDYIPLGIGIVISPWNFPFAIMAGTTVAAVVTGNTVLLKPASTTPVVAYKFIEVLEEAGLPKGVVNFVPGSGAEVGDYLVDHPKTRFISFTGSRDVGLRINERASKLSPGQIWIKRVIAEMGGKDTIVVDKDADLELAAQSIVKSAFGFSGQKCSACSRVVIVKDVYDQVVNRVEELTNSLTIGDPSDNNNFMATVIDSAAFKKISEYIEIGKTEGRLVAGGTADDSVGYFVHPTVFADVDPEARIMKEEIFGPVVAITKADSFEEAIDIANNTEYGLTGAVITNDRMNLEYAREEFHVGNLYFNRGCTGAIVGYQPFGGFNMSGTDSKAGGPDYLTLHMQAKTTSESF